In Acipenser ruthenus chromosome 16, fAciRut3.2 maternal haplotype, whole genome shotgun sequence, the following proteins share a genomic window:
- the LOC117412456 gene encoding uncharacterized protein LOC117412456, which produces MHSSSLRHGMLSTSKRDLEIYRSSLSLVKSTDEQTRLFSLWEERRRLALLAEWFHHQRCVLKVTSFTHWPGQQQESRRVFLCSAATDGSIAFWDITEAVEGGSLEEDGGAPQRKGLGSPFLTVRLHQSGVNSLDILETETPGRYLLASGGDDGSLQQGAVLVKSQDRLKVPRFPVIRIRTEQTAEKASSKQVSFPARSASQPPQRPSQGRRRKCVPVLSVEMSPWGGPSFSESSFTTIPPPPPREEREKDRVPPAGQDTGSRGRAPRKPPLRPRLHTARLPHLRSVSNLSFSRSFTFSFFELPEHQTLQHRLERQREVHLLLRELQL; this is translated from the exons ATGCACAGCAGCAGCCTCAGACATGGAATGCTGAGCACATCCAAGAGAGACTTGGAAATCTACAGGTCGTCTCTGTCTCTTGTAAAATCTACAG acgaacaaacacg GTTGTTCTCGCTGTGGGAGGAGCGGCGCAGGCTGGCTCTGCTGGCAGAGTGGTTTCATCACCAGCGCTGCGTTCTCAAGGTGACCTCGTTCACACACTGGCCGGGGCAGCAGCAGGAGAGCAG GAGagtgtttctgtgcagcgctGCGACGGATGGGAGCATTGCATTCTGGGATATCACTGAGGCGGTGGAGGGAGGGAGTCTGGAGGAGGATGGTGGCGCCCCCCAGCGGAAGG ggctgGGCAGCCCCTTTCTGACTGTGCGGCTGCACCAGAGTGGGGTGAACAGCCTGGATATCCTGGAGACGGAGACTCCAGGGCGCTACCTGCTGGCCAGTGGTGGTGATGACGGCTCCCTGCAG cagggggcagtgttagtgaagtcccaGGACCGGCTCAAGGTGCCTCGCTTTCCTGTGATTCGGATCAGAACCGAGCAGACAGCAG AGAAAGCCTCCAGTAAGCAGGTCTCCTTCCCTGCCCGCTCAGCCTCGCAGCCGCCACAGCGCCCCTCGCAGGGCAGGAGGAGGAAGTGCGTTCCTGTGCTCAGTGTGGAGATGAGCCCCTGGGGGGGTCCCTCCTTCTCCGAATCCTCGTTCAcaaccatcccccccccccccccccgagaggagagagagaaggatagAGTGCCCCCTGCTGGGCAGGACACGGGGAGCAGGGGCAGAGCCCCCAGGAAGCCCCCCCTTCGCCCCCGGCTCCACACAGCCAGGCTGCCCCACCTCCGCTCCGTCTCCAACCTCAGCTTCAGCCGCAGCTTCACCTTCTCATTCTTTGAGCTGCCGGAGCACCAGACCCTGCAGCACAGActggagaggcagagagaggtacacctgctactgagggagctgcagctctga